Proteins from a genomic interval of Chanos chanos chromosome 3, fChaCha1.1, whole genome shotgun sequence:
- the snrpd3l gene encoding small nuclear ribonucleoprotein D3 polypeptide, like, whose amino-acid sequence MSIGVPIKVLHEAEGHIVTCETNTGEVYRGKLIEAEDNMNCQMSNITVTYRDGRVAQLEQVYIRGSKIRFLILPDMLKNAPMLKSMKNKNQGAGAGRGKAAILKAQVAARGRGRGGPGRGNIFQKRR is encoded by the exons ATGTCCATTGGCGTTCCCATCAAAGTCCTGCACGAGGCTGAGGGCCACATAGTGACGTGTGAGACTAACACTGGTGAGGTGTACCGAGGGAAGCTCATTGAAGCTGAGGATAACATGAACTGTCAG atgTCAAATATTACCGTCACTTATCGAGATGGCAGAGTGGCCCAGCTGGAACAAGTCTACATCCGAGGGAGCAAAATCCGTTTTCTCATACTGCCAGATATGCTTAAGAATGCACCCATGTTAAAGAGCATGAAAAACAAGAATCAGGGGGCaggagctggaagaggaaaggCAGCGATTCTCAAAGCTCAAG TAGCAGCAAGAGGACGTGGCCGTGGAGGTCCTGGAAGAGGAAACATTTTCCAGAAGCGACGatag